TGAATAGCATTGAGCACATTTCTATCTCGACACGCCGACCCTACACGCATGTGCGCGAGGGGCAAGCGGTGGCGAGTGTCCGACCCATTCCCCTCGTCATTGGCGCTGATAAAATTCGGGCGGTCGAGTTAATCGCCGAGGAGACACACGGTGGGCGCAGCATTATCGACGTGTTGCCTTACCGTGCGCAGCGGGTACACATCGTGACCACGGGCAGCGAGATTCAAAGCGGCCGCGTGGAAGACAAATCAGGGCCTGTATTGCGTCAAAAACTGGCGGAATTCGGTATTCAGGTGGCTGCCCAGGAGTTTGTCGGAGACGATGCAGAGGCCATTGCCGCAGCGATTGTAGCTGCTTGTGAGCAAGGGGCGACGTTGGTCTGTGTGACCGGGGGGATGTCGGTTGATCCGGATGATCGGACACCTGGTGCGATTCGCACGGCCGCCACGGAAGTCGTGACGCATGGCACGCCGATTATTCCCGGTTCGATGCTGATGCTCGCCTATCGCGAGAAAGCGGCTATTTTTGGCTTGCCGGGCGCGGTGATTCACGACGACAGGACCTCGTTTGATGTATTGCTGCCGCGCGTCTTGGCTGGCACGCGCGTGCGCAAGCGCGATATCGCGCTGCTCGGCGTGGGCGGTTGGCTGAATGACTGATGTGCGGCTGATATCCGTCGTAGGTTACCAAGATGCGGGGAAGACGCAGGTCGTCGAAGCGCTGGTGGCTTGGTTGCGCCGTGGTGGTGCGGGGGTCGGCGTGATCAAACACGATGGCCACGCCGATAGTCCCGACCATCCGACGGATTGGGAGAAGCGCGGGTCGGATACGGAACGAGTGGCGCGGGCTGGCGCCCGGTGGACCATGATTGCCAGTCGGCGCGGCTGGATGCTGCACGATTGGGCGAGTGAAGACGCCGACGTCACCGACTGGATTCGCACGATGATCGGCGCCATCGCTTCGACGGGCGCACAGCTGGACTGGCTGGTGGTCGAAGGGGCCAAGCGCAGCCCATTGCCAAAGGTTCTTGTCGCGCGCGATTTGAATCAGTTGCGCCCGTTGCTGGATAGCGTTGGCGCGGGGGCCGTTGCGGTTTGTTGGACAGGCGACATTCACCACGACGAGCGCGTTCAACTCTCGCAATTTCATCTATCCGACATCGGTGATTTAATTCGACATTTGACGACGCAACCACTTATATGGCGCGAATAATAAAAGTTTGTAAAACGTGTTGCACTCTGTTTGGGAACGATTTATTATAGACCATGGTGTTAGCACTCACTGACCGAGAGTGCTAACAAAGTTGATGAACTATTTAAGGGAGGTTGTTCACATGCTGAAGCCGCTCGCTGATCGCGTTGTGGTACGTCCAGTAGAACGTGAAGAAAAAACCGCTAGTGGCATTTTCCTTCCGGATAATGCAAAGGAAAAGCCGCAAGAAGGCGAAATCCTTGCAGTTGGCCCAGGTAAAGTAGAAGACGGTAAGCGCTTCGAACTCGACGTAAAAGTCGGAGACCGCGTGATCTTCTCCAAGTATGCTGGCACGGAAATTAAAGTGGACAACGAAGAAGTCTTGATTTTGCGTGAAAGCGACATCTTGGCAATCGTCGAGAAATAAGTCGACTACATAATACGGTCAGGGAGGTTCGAAACATGGCAAAGGAAATCCGCTTTGGTGAAGAAGCCCGCCGCGCAATGCTGCGAGGTGTGGATGCACTGGCTGATGCCGTCAAAGTAACCCTTGGTCCAAAGGGCCGCAACGTCGTGTTGGAAAAGAAATTTGGTTCCCCGCTCATCACGAATGACGGTGTGACCATCGCGAAGGAAATCGAACTGGAAGACGCTTATGAAAACATGGGCGCTCAACTGGTGAAAGAAGTTGCAACGAAGACCAACGATGTCGCTGGTGACGGTACCACGACCGCGACGGTTCTCGCGCAAGCGATGATTCGCGAAGGTCTGAAGAACGTCGCTGCTGGTGCGAACCCGATGGTTCTTCGCCGCGGGATTGACAAGGCTGTAGCAGCTGTCGTTTCGGAGATTGCAAACATCTCCAAGCCGGTTCAAGGCCGTGAGAACATCGCGCAAGTCGCTGCTATCTCCGCAGGTGCTGAAGAAATCGGTGCGCTGATTGCTGAAGCAATGGAGAAAGTCGGCAACGACGGCGTCATTACGGTTGAAGAATCCAAGGGCTTCACGACGGAGCTCGAAGTCGTTGAAGGTATGCAATTCGACCGCGGCTACATCTCTCCGTACATGGTGACGGACACCGACAAGATGGAAGCTGTGCTCGACGAGCCATACATCCTCATCACCGACAAGAAAGTCGGCAACATCCAAGAAATTCTGCCGGTGCTGGAACGCGTTGTTCAATCCGGCCGTCCGCTGCTCTTGATTGCGGAAGACGTTGAAGGCGAAGCGTTGGCTACTTTGGTTGTCAACAAGATTCGCGGTACGTTCAACGCTGTGGCTGTGAAGGCGCCTGGCTTTGGTGATCGTCGTAAGGCAATGCTGCAAGATATCGCTGTATTGACGGGCGGCCAAGTCATCAGTGAAGAACTCGGCCTCGAGCTGAAGAACACGGCGATTGAGCAACTGGGTCGTGCTCGTCAGGTTCGCGTCAGCAAGGAAAACACCATCATCGTCGATGGTAGTGGCGACCGCGCTGAAATTAGCGCTCGCATCAACCAAATCAAGAACCAAATCGAAGAGACCACCTCTGACTTCGACCGTGAGAAACTGCAAGAGCGCCTGGCGAAATTGTCTGGTGGCGTCGCAGTGATCAAGGTCGGCGCTGCAACGGAGACCGAGTTGAAAGAACGCAAGTTGCGCATTGAAGACGCGCTCAACTCGACGCGTGCAGCAGTTGAAGAGGGTATCGTCCCTGGTGGCGGTACGGCGCTCGTCAACGTCATCAAGTCGCTTGAAAACCTCACGGCTGAAGGCGACGAGTTGACGGGTATCAACCTCGTTCGCAAGGCGCTTGAAGCACCTGTCCGTCAAATCGCGGAGAACGCAGGTATTGAGGGGTCTATCATCGTTGAACGCCTGAAGAACGAGAAGGTTGGCTTCGGCTACAACGCTGCAACCGGTGAATGGGTAGACATGCTGCAAGCAGGTATCGTTGACCCAGCGAAGGTTACGCGTTCTGCTGTACAAAATGCAGCCAGCGTAGCTGCTTCCTTCCTCACGACGGAAGCAGCAGTCGCTGACAAACCGGAAAAAGAAAAAGCAGCTCCATCCATGCCTGACATGGGCGGCATGGGCGGCATGATGTAATATCTGCCTGGTGGCAGTAAAAGACCCTCGCGCGAAAGCGAGGGTCTTTTTATTTGGTTTACGAGAAGGAGCTTGGAAAGTTTGGCGTTGTCGTGAGTTTCATGCCATTCCAGTGAAACCGGGTGGTGAATGATTCGAGTTCGCCATTCGCGCCGGTGGTGGAATATTCGCCGACCATGCCTCCACTTCCGTCCGGGTACAGATTGATCGGCGGTGCGTGATCTTTTAGGGTATCCGTGCCAAGGTACTTCTCTCCGAGAAAGAAAAATAGTTTTCCCTCTCCTGAGCCTTTGGTGGCGCTAAACGCGTATAGTGGAGTGCCTTGTGGCGTATTGCTCTGTGCGAACCATGGTACGGCATCTGTGGGGGACACCCGGTAGGGTTGATAGCCTAGTGATTTGATTTTGTTCATGTCCTCTGTTTGGACGTGGATGTCCTGTTGCGTATCTGTGCGCTGCAGGGCTTGCCACAAATCACTTTGTGAATTGATGACCGACTCTAACGCGTCATACGGTATGTCGAATGTCGGGAATCCGGCGGCAAAGGCGGCCCACTCGTAGGGATCGAAGAATATGCGCACACCGGTTTGTGTAATCGAAAACCCGTCTTTTTCAGTGACTCCAGAGAAGTTGCTATCGAGTATAGATTTTGTGTCCTCTTGTCGAATCTGTTGGCTTAGTACGTCTAAATAGTTCGATCCCGCCCGAAACAAATCCCCCATTTGATAGGTAGCGCCTGTCTCCATATTCATCAGAATCATATGCTGGGTGGGTTCGCCGTGCGCGGCGCCTTGCGGATAATCATAGGCTGTTTCGTCAATCTCCAAGAGTGGTCCTGCTTGGAACACGACCTGATAGTTTGCTGTGTAGCTGTCATCTGGGCCGATGGTCTGGAGGTGAGCCGGATTTATCTGTAGTAGGGCATTGAGTTTCGATTCGACAGTTTGGTTTGTGAGTCCGGACAGTTGCGGATACGTAATTTTGTCGTGCTGGGCGTTCACAGTCTTGGCTGTCATTTGAACGCGTTCGGCAGTGGATAGCGTCATTGCGTTTGCATCCCTGCGGGTTGTGTTGGTCGAATTTTCAGCCGGTAAAGCAGCTGTTTGTTTGGTTGAGTTGTTGGGTTTGGATACAAACGCCTTCGTTTCGTTGCTCGCTGTCGCGGTGTGTTGTGTAGTGGGTGCACATCCTGCGAGCGCGCAACTGAGCAGGACGACAGACGGAATGGTCAATTTGTTCAATGGAAAATCTCCTAACGCGTCGCGATCTGACTGCACGATGCCCACCTCGGGACATCAAAGGTCTGCATACATGAGACGGTGCTGCGCTGCACAACGTTTCAAGTTAGGTCTTTGCGCCGAAAGGCATCCACGCTTCTCTCCTTACATATGTATGGACTAGGCTCTGGATGATGGCGGATGACATCCGCTAGACCGACGCCAAATTCTGAAGTGAACGAAAAAATGGAGTGGATGTCTTGGGAAAGGACAACCTGTATGACGACACCTGGACGCGTAAAGCTGGTCGTAGCCGGATGGTCGCGATGGTCAAAGATCCGTTCACCGCTTTCGTCTATTGGGAGGTCGATGAACACTATCAGTGGTTGTTTGGCGCGCATTTTCACTGCAACTGGCGATCATTACCGCTGTTTTTGTGCGTCTACGACGTGACGGATTGTTGGTTCGACGGCTATAATGCCCCACTCGTGTCGCAACATCCAGTAACGCATGACGACGATAACTGGTACTTGCATTCACTGTCACCTGGCCGAAATTATATCCTCCATCTTTCTACGACAACCCTTGAAAATAGACTGTTCTGTATTCTTTCGTCTGGTGTGATTCACCTTCCACCAGCGAAAGCGGGTGACGTGTTGCCGAGTGTCCAGTTCTCCCCTGTTGCATCGAATCCATCGTTTCATCGCGACCTAAGATCCCCGTCGCCTACAGAGGCCCTATACCCCTACGAGGCGACGTTCGACGGCTATCACGTACATGTGTCGGAGGAGAGAAGCGAATGACACTCGGATATCTCAACTTGGTCCTGCACGCACATTTACCATACGTCCGGCACCCTGAAGAGGAAAACAGGATAGAGGAGCGCTGGCTCTTTGAAGCGTTGACGGAGACGTATATCCCGCTTTTGCAAGTGTTCCACACGCTCGCGGCGGAGGGTGTCGATTTCCGTGTAACCATTTCGCTATCGTCACCACTCATCTCGATGCTTGCAGATCAGGCGCTGCAACAGCGCTATCGTCAGCACATGACGAAGCTGCTTCAGTTGTGTGAGAGGGAGTGTGATAGAACCGCAGAGAATCCAGTGTTGCAGGGACTTGCGAAGGCGTACCGGGAGCGCTTCGAGCAGGTGCTCGCCTTTTTTGATGCACATGCGGGCAATATCCTGCCGGCTTTTGCAGCGCTTCAGAGGGCGGGACACGTGGAACTGATCACGTCGGCTGCGACACATGCATTCCTTCCTTACGTGCTGACAGAAGAAGGGTTGCGTGCGCAGATTGCGACGGCTGTAGACGTATTTGCCCATCACTTCGGAACGCGCCCAAGGGGGATGTGGCTGCCGGAGTGTGCATATGACGCGCGATTAGACAGGATTTTGCTAGACTGCGGTGTTCAGTACGTGTTTATCGACACGCATGGATTGACAAGTGCTACACCTGCTCCCATCTTTGGCACTTATGCGCCCGTGGTGACGCCGACGGGGTTATCTGCATTCGCGCGCGACACGTCGTCTTCCCACCAGGTTTGGAGCTCGGAGTACGGTTATCCAGGTGACTATGATTACCGTGAATATTACCGCGATATTGGCTTTCAACGCTCAGCCGATGAGTTGGCGCCTTTATTTCGCGAGGACGGGATCCGCTTGAACACAGGGATCAAGTACGACCGCATCACGGGTCACACGGAGGACAAACAGCCTTATGATTTCGTCGCCGCACGCGCGAAAGCCGCCATGCACGCCGAAGATTTTTTGCGCAACCGCACGTACCAAATTGCCCGTGCGAAAGAGGAGATTGGCCGCGCACCTGTGGTGACCGCGCCGTACGACATGGAGCTGTTTGGACACTGGTGGTATGAGGGTCCTGTGTTTCTCGACATGTTATTTCGCAAAATGCACTTTGACCAAGCGGACATTCAATCGATCACGCCATCTGAATATCTCGCCCTATATAGCGATTTTCAAACGACGACGTTACATTTCTCGACGTGGGGGAGGGATGGCTACGGTGACGTCTGGTTGAACGGCACGAACGACTGGATTTATCCCGCCTTACACGAGTGCGAGTTGACACTTTCGCGACTTGCGAATGCCAACCCAAATCCCTCTTTGTCCCTGCGCCGCGCGCTGAATCAGGCGGTGCGGGAATGGATGCTGGCGGCCAGTAGCGATTTTGCGTTCATGATGGACAACAAAACGACAGTGGATTACGCCATTGAGCGGACGAAGCGCCATGTCAACCGATGCCGTCGCCTGTGCGAGATGGTGGATCAAGCGGACATTGATTTGGCCTATTTAAAGCAGGTGGAACTCGATAGCCCGATTTTTCCGAATGTCGACTATCGCAACTTCTGTTCTCGCAGAAATCGCTTAGCTGCGCCGAGTGATGAACGAACGTCGCAGCCAGCCCGACGCATTTTACTCCTATCATGGGAGTTCCCTCCCATGACGGTGGGCGGACTCGCCCGACACGTTTACGATCTGAGCCGACACTTGGTCCAACAAGGATGTGAAGTGCACGTCGTGACGACCGAGGTGAATGGTTACCCCAACGACGAAATGGTCGTAGGGGTGCATGTGCACCGCGTTCACGTCCCGCAACCGGATGGTGGTGCATTTATTCATTTCGTCTTTCAACTGAATCTAGCGATGTTGGCGAGGTGTCTCCAACTGATAGAGGTAGACGGACTCCAGTTTGATGTGATTCACGCCCATGATTGGCTTGTGGCCGACGCAGCCCGGTTTTTGAAGGCGCACCATGGACTTCCGCTCGTCGTGACCATCCACGCCACAGAGCACGGCCGCAACCAAGGCATCAAAACGGACATTCAGCGACATATTCACCAAATTGAACGGGAGTTGACGAACGACGCGGATGAGGTGATTGTCTGCAGCCGCTATATGGCCCACGAGGTTACTCATTTGTTTGGGTTGCAGGAGAATCGAGTTCATATGATTCCAAACGGGGTAGACGCAGCGCTTTTGCGGCATACACCACAGAATGGTGCCGATGTGCATGGCATGGACGGATCGGATGTGTCCTCAACGAAGTCGGCACTTGGTGAGGAGAACTCGTCAGATCCGCCGATGGTGTTGTTTATTGGACGGCTCGTCCGCGAGAAAGGCGTCCATGTCTTGTTGGAGGCGGCCACGACGATTGTGTCCCGTAATCCGCACGTGCGCTTTGTCATTGTCGGTCACGGGCCGATGCTGGAGGATTTGCGTGCGCAGGCACAGCGCTTGGGATTGGCCCATTGCGTGGAGTTTCTCGGGTTTGTCGGGGATGACACGCGCAATGCCTTACTGGAGCAGGCAAAGGTGGCTGTGTTCCCAAGTTTGTATGAACCGTTTGGGATTGTGGCGTTGGAGGCAATGGCGGCGGGGGTACCCGTGGTGGTTTCGGACGTTGGTGGCCTCTCAGACATCGTCTCGCACGAACACAACGGGTTGACCGCGTTCCCCGGCGATGCCGCATCTGTTGCGAATCAAGTGGGCCGGTTGCTGCGAGATCCGCAGTTTGCGGCACAATTGGCTGACAACGCAAAACGGGCGCTGCATCGGTTTGACTGGCAAAACATTGCCCGGCAAACGGCGGGTGTCTATCACAGCGCCTCCGCTCCGGCTAAGGCGGACACCGTGACGAGTCCGTGACATGTGACGAAAACCGACCGGGCAACATGATGGTCATGCACAGGCGCTGCCCTGTGCATTTTTTTATGCCCTTACAATTCCAGCGTAACGAATCAGCGTATAGCTAGATCATATAATTTTCTGATTTTTATTTGTATGAAAGCGCATACGCCCGTCATAGTGCGAAGGGGAAATTGATATACTGCCACATCACAAGATTTCACGAGACGATAAGGGGGCTGGATATGAAGGCTGTCATCATGGCTGGGGGTAAGGGGACCCGTTTACAACCTTTGACGAAGCTGCTGCCAAAGCCGATGTTGAAACTGCTTGATAGGCCCACAATGGAGTACATTGTGGAACTGCTCGCCAAATATGGATTTGACGATATTACCATTACCGTTTGTTATCTGGCGGACGCAATTCGTAACTACTTCGGTGACGGCCGTGCATGGGGTGTCCAGATTCGTTATCAGGATGAGCCTGTTCCCTTAGGTACAGCAGGTGGTATCCGAGCGTTGCATGAGCACCTCGACCAGACCTTCATTGTGATGAGTGGCGACGGCTTGACGGATTTTGACCTCTCCGAGGCCATGCAAAGCCATCGTCGCAGCCGTGCATTGGCTACCCTGGTTCTGACGCAGGTGGCATGCCCGCTGGGTTACGGCGTCGTCGAGTTTGACGCCAACGCGAATATCACCCGGTTCGAAGAGAAACCGGATGTGTGGGATCGGGATAGGTCTTATTTTGTGAATACTGGGATCTACATTCTTGAACCAGAAATCCTCCATTTTGTCCCGCCGGATCGGCCGTATGATTTTGGCCGTGAACTATTTCCGGCCCTCCTTCGCAAAGGCATCCCATTGAACGGACACGTCGCGACTGGGTATTGGTCGGACGTCGGAACGCTGCAGCAGTACTATCAGACACAAATTGACATGATTAACGGCTGTGTGCATGTCAATCTCCCGGTCGAAGTCGCGGTCCACTAAGACATGGGCCCATTTTGATCACACCCTCCCAACTCCCTGTCTAAACTGATGGGGAGAGGAGGGTGTTTCATGCGAGACCAAGTGCAGCAGGTTTTAGATACGCTACGGCTGGCAAATGGCCTTTATGTGGCAAGCCCTTCAAACACGTACCATTATGTTTGGATTCGAGATGTTTGTTATATGGCGCTGTCGGACATCCATCGCGACAATTCACGATTTGAGGAGACGTACCACTGTCTGTTCGATATTTTCCGCAAGTACAAGTGGAAATTAGCGTACCATGCAACCCATAAGCCGCATGAGGCATTCGAGTACATTCATCCACGCTACACAGCGGACACGCTGGAGGAAGTCCACGAACCCTGGGGCAACGCGCAGAACGACGCAATCGGCGCCTTTTTGTTCGGCGTTGGCGAAGGTTTGCGACAGGGTCGAGCGATGCTGCGGGACGACGAGGACAAATCGATTCTCACGCTACTTGTTTCGTATTTGATCACGCTGGAATACTGGCACGACGCCGACAACGGCATGTGGGAAGAGAACCGGGAAATACATGCGAGCAGTATAGGCGCCTGCGTAGCGGGGCTATTAGCGATTCGCCCGTTCGTCGACGTCCCGTGGGAAGCGATTCAACAAGGGCTCTGCGCATTGTACCGATTGCTCCCCTATGAAAGCGTTTCCAAAGAAGTGGATATGGCCTTGCTCAGTTTAGTGTATCCATATCGGCTGTTACCCGCCTGGATGTCGGAGATGATTGTCGAGCGCGTGGAAGGAACGCTTTTACGCCGGCACGGGGTCATTCGCTATGTTGACGATAAATATTATGCACAACAGGGGCAGGAGGCAGAGTGGTGCATGGGCCTGCCTTGGTTAGGCATCTGCCACGCACTGCTTGGCCATCGCGAGGAAGCATTCGCGTATTTGGCCCGCTCCCAGGAACAAATGACGGCGGACTTCGAACTGCCCGAACTCTATCAACCGGTAACCGAGACACCAAACGAAAATACACCACTCGGCTGGTCACAGTCCATGTGGTTGATTTTGTATGATATGCTATATGATAGTTGATATTCATAGGGATGGATGTTTTGCTCGTGGCACGAGTTCGTGACTGGTTGCCCGCTGACACGCCTTGTAGCAGGCGAGGAGAGGTGTATGTGAACGGTTTACCTCCGAATATCGGGTTTCATCTCGCGCTTGGCATGATGTTTGGCTTCGTTGCGTTGCATCTCGCCTTCGTCGTCATCCTGTACCTGCTGTTTGCGACGGCGCAGTATTGTATGTTTCGCAAGGCGACAGTGCCGCTACCCTGGCTTTCGTATATTCCAGTTGCGAACCTATACCCGTTTTTTCGAACGACTCGCGTGACGATGTGGAACTGGTTGTGGTTGTTGGCGCCCGTGGTTGGGGGAATCGCGATTTTGTTGTGGCATTGGGTGGGCGTCGCCGTTTGCGCGATTGCCCTCATCCTCTACCTCATCGCGGCGATTCGCTGGCACGCCCGATTGTTCAAGGCGTTTGGGATGAACCCGTTGTGGCTGCTCGGCCTCATCGGATTGTTGGTTCCCTATCTCTCTTCGTTGGTCTGGATAGGGTTCGTGGTCCTGTATTGCATCATCGGGTTTCATTCGGGCATTCGCTATCGCCCGTACTTCGATTGGGAGGGCGGCGGTCCACCGTCGGATAAGGATCCACCAGCAGTATAATTCGGCTGTGGACGCGAGTGTTGGTGGGCGGCGTCTGGACTGCCGGGAACTGCCGGGAACTGCCGGGAACTGCCGGGAACTGCCGGGAACAGCCGGGAACTGCCGGGAACTGCCGGGAACTGCCGGGAACTGCCGGGAACTGCCGGGAACTGCCGGGAACTGCCGGGAACTGCCGGGAACTGCCGGCCGGAGTGTCTTAATAAGACATCCGCGCCTCTTTCGGCGCCAATAAGACATCAAATCTGCACTAATCTCCGGGTTTTGGCCTTTATCGGGCAGCTTTTGAGTAAATAGGGCATTTAAAATGTCTTAAACCGGCTTGGGCCAGCAAAACTCCATGAATAAGGTCGATTTAGTGTCTTATGTGCCGCCATCGCCGGTCTATCCGGCCGCTCTCGCTGCTCCCGGCTAGCGCAGCCGCGGCCGTCATCGCCGGTCGATCCCGCCGCTCTCGCTGCTCCCAGCCATCGCAGCCGTGGCCGCCGCCATCGCCGGTCGATCCCGCCGCTCTCGCTGCTCCCGGCAAGCGCAGCCGTGGCCGCCGCCATCGCCGGTCGATCCCGCCGCTCTCGCTGCTCCCAGCCATCGCAACCGTGGCCGCCATCGCCGGTCGATCCGGCCGCTCTCGTTGCTCCCGGCCATCGCAGCCGTGGCCGCCACCGCCGGTCGATCCCGCCGCCCTCGCGCTCCCGGCCAGTGCAGTCGTAGGCCGCCACGTCGGCGGCCTATCCCCATCAAGCGTCAGCAAGGGGCTGGAATCGTGGAACCACCTGGCCGTCTACCTCGACGGTTTCAAAAAACATGTCGTAGGGGCGAATCCAGATGTCGCCTGTCTTCGTGGCGTACACCACATACCATTCTTCGGTCTCACTGTGTCGTCCGATGGCGTGATAGGTGTAAAGTCCGCCTTTGTAGTGCCGGAATATTTGGCCGGGGCGCAGCGTTGACATTCGTTCCTCGGGGCTCATCGTTGCCTCCCTCTCTGTAACATTGACGCCATGTGCGTCGTCAGATAGTTTAAGAGATAGCTGAATGGTTGTGGGCGTAAGGATTGTGATGAGAGTGCAGAAAGACGGAATCCATTCTATTCGTGTTCTTCGGTGCGCGCTTGCTGGCGCGGTGGTCGTGAGTTGTGTTGCCACTGTCGGGTGCAGCCCTAAGCGGGCGGAGCAACCGTTGCCGCAATTGAAATATGGCCGCGTCG
Above is a genomic segment from Alicyclobacillus acidoterrestris containing:
- a CDS encoding glycoside hydrolase family 15 protein gives rise to the protein MRDQVQQVLDTLRLANGLYVASPSNTYHYVWIRDVCYMALSDIHRDNSRFEETYHCLFDIFRKYKWKLAYHATHKPHEAFEYIHPRYTADTLEEVHEPWGNAQNDAIGAFLFGVGEGLRQGRAMLRDDEDKSILTLLVSYLITLEYWHDADNGMWEENREIHASSIGACVAGLLAIRPFVDVPWEAIQQGLCALYRLLPYESVSKEVDMALLSLVYPYRLLPAWMSEMIVERVEGTLLRRHGVIRYVDDKYYAQQGQEAEWCMGLPWLGICHALLGHREEAFAYLARSQEQMTADFELPELYQPVTETPNENTPLGWSQSMWLILYDMLYDS
- a CDS encoding DUF1653 domain-containing protein gives rise to the protein MSPEERMSTLRPGQIFRHYKGGLYTYHAIGRHSETEEWYVVYATKTGDIWIRPYDMFFETVEVDGQVVPRFQPLADA